A region from the Bactrocera dorsalis isolate Fly_Bdor chromosome 1, ASM2337382v1, whole genome shotgun sequence genome encodes:
- the LOC105221793 gene encoding mitochondrial basic amino acids transporter, whose product MAFDFVAGCLGGCAGVLVGHPFDTVKVHLQMQDVKNPIYRGTFHCISSLVRTDGVKSLYRGMSSPLMGISVVNAIVFGVYGNVQRQMVDSNSLYSHFIAGCVSGFAQSIVCSPMELAKTRMQLQHMDPKAPQYKSPIECIRHIIQTDGFKGGFRGLGMTALRDVPGFAAYFVSYEWLMSLKEKPSVPHALTAGGLAGIASWLVSYPTDVIKTLLQADGMSSAPVYKGAWDCAVRNYNKDGLHFFFRGLNSTIIRAFPANAACFYVVACILGLTKRANLDMELQTTDQLAISRVPISAEMPLSYLHRYDKERHEVREKRYTMVKILQSLGAFNEAVCHSEIEDLAHEFYPENDNDFKYYVFEDERIKIRELCGDND is encoded by the exons ATGGCGTTCGATTTTGTAGCAGGTTGCCTCGGTG gctGTGCAGGTGTTTTAGTCGGTCATCCATTCGATACAGTTAAAGTTCATCTACAGATGCAGGATGTTAAGAACCCTATATATCGTGGCACCTTTCATTGTATATCGTCGCTAGTTCGTACGGATGGCGTGAAAAGTTTATACCGCGGCATGTCCAGCCCACTGATGGGCATAAGTGTTGTTAATGCCATAGTCTTTGGTGTATATGGCAATGTACAGCGACAAATGGTGGACTCAaattcattatattcacatttcATAGCTGGTTGCGTGTCGGGTTTTGCGCAGAGTATAGTGTGTTCACCAATGGAATTGGCTAAGACGCGTATGCAGTTACAACATATGGATCCAAAAGCACCTCAATATAAAAGTCCAATTGAATGTATAAGGCATATAATACAGACAGATGGGTTTAAGGGTGGTTTTCGTGGTTTGGGAATGACAGCTCTCAGAGATGTGCCAG GTTTCGCCGCCTACTTCGTAAGCTACGAATGGTTAATGTCGTTAAAAGAAAAACCTAGCGTCCCACACGCTCTAACTGCTGGCGGCTTAGCCGGTATAGCTTCATGGCTTGTATCCTACCCCACAGATGTAATTAAGACACTGTTGCAAGCAGATGGTATGAGTTCAGCGCCCGTATACAAAGGCGCCTGGGATTGTGCGGTCAGAAATTATAATAAAGATGGACTGCATTTCTTCTTCCGTGGTCTCAATTCAACCATTATACGCGCGTTCCCCGCGAACGCCGCCTGTTTCTATGTGGTCGCTTGCATTTTGGGTCTGACAAAGCGTGCAAATTTGGATATGGAATTACAGACAACGGATCAGTTGGCCATATCGAGGGTACCCATATCGGCAGAGATGCCCTTATCTTATCTGCATCGATATGACAAAGAGCGACATGAAGTGCGTGAGAAGCGTTATACGATggtgaaaattttacaaagccTAGGTGCCTTCAACGAAGCCGTCTGTCATTCGGAAATCGAAGATTTAGCGCATGAATTTTATCCAGAAAATGataatgattttaaatattatgttttCGAAGATGAACGCATAAAAATAAGAGAACTTTGTGGAGATAATGATTGA